The Nostoc sp. NIES-3756 DNA window CTAGTTATCAACTATCTGATTACTGGGTTGGGCGTATGGAAAAGTTTTGCACTTTAGCTGCTGATGGGATTATTGCTCCCACTCGCTATATAGCCAAAGAAGCTACGGATGCTCTTGGAACTAATTTAGATATTGAAATTATTCCATTACCAGCGCCTAAAAGTCTATTAGATGAGACTAAATATCCTCAACCAAATCCTACACCTGGTGATGTTGTCTATTTTGGCAGATTAGAAGTAAGAAAAGGTGTTATACCCTTATTTGAGGCTTGTAGTCATTTATGGGATGCTGGCGTTAATTTTAAGCTAACAGCTATTGGAGGCGATACTTGGTATCATTTACAAGGTTGCCATGTCAAAGAATATTTGAGTGAAAAATATGCCAAATATATTAATGATGGACGCTTAAGCATATTGCCTCCTATTAAACAAGCTGAACTCTATGAAAGAATATCTAAGGCTTGGTGTGTAGTCATTCCCTCACTATGGGAAAATTTCCCCAATACTTGTGTAGAGTCCATGCTTTTAGGAAAGGTTATCCTTGCATCTTCTGATGTTGGACATGTAGAAATACTGCAAAATTTAGATGTACAAAGTCAATTTATTTTTGATTGGAAATCACCAGAAGATTTTGCTACAAAGCTAAAACATATTTTAAATTTATCTCTTGAAGAAAATTTAAAAATAGGTCAAAAAACTCGTAATTTAATTAGTAATATTTCTGGGCATAAAAACGTATTAGATAAACGTATTAAACACTTCCAAAGAGTTATTACAGATTCAGATAAAAAAAATATAAGGCTATTCCCTTCACTAAATTATCCTCCGCACGGCAAAATTGCTTATCCGCACATTTTTTCTGTTGATGGTGCAGAAAAAGGTATCGTTTCTGTATGTATACCCTTTTATAATCACGGAAAATATATTCGGGAGACTTTAAATTCTGTATATGCCTCTGATTATTCTGACTTAGAAGTGATTATTTTTAATGATGGTAGTACAGATAGCCATAGCCTAAATGTGCTGGCTGAAGTGGAAAAAGAATATAGCCATATAAAAGTTATTCATAGCCATAATCAGGGCGTTGCTATGGCTAGAAATCAAATGGCAAAAATAGCTAAGGGAGAATACATAGCTTTTCTTGATTCAGATGATAAGATATCTTCGACTTTTTATTCACAAGCAGTAACAGTCTTAAACCAGTATGACAATGTAGGCTTTGTTGCTTCTTGGATTAAAGAGTTTGGTGATTCACAAAAAGTTTGGGTAGCTTGGAACACGGAGTTTCCATATTTGCTGTGTCACAACACTCTTGGAGTCTGCACAGTGGTACGTAAAGCGGCTTATTTATCAGCTGGTGGGATGAAACCTTTATTAGCTGAGAATTTAGAAGATTATGAGTGTTGGATCAGTATTTGTGAACAAGGATGGGTTGGTGTAATAATTCCCGAACTCCACTATTTTTATCGTATTCGTTCAGATTCCCGTCTTAGCAGCAGTAATCGTGATCAACTACTTTATCTTTATGAAGTGATTGCTTCCTTGCATCCAAATTTATATAGTGAATACGGAGCAGAAATTTATCATCTGTTAAATCAGAATGGTGCATCTTGGTTATGGGACAATCCTTCCATAAGAGTTGGAGGAGTTAATACAGATATGACAGGCATGGAAATATTCTCTTTAATCGTCAATAAGTTGAAAAGAGTTTATAACGATGGAGGCTTATCGTTAATTTCCAACAGAGTTTTAAGAATTACTAAATCAATGTTATTTAGCCGATTATCTGGAAAGAAGTGAGTTTTTTGTGTCGCTTAATTCAATATCTGTTGTTATTTGTACTGTTGATAGATGCCAATCTTTACGTAATACTTTAAAGTCTTTAGATCAATGCAAGTCGTCATTTGCAGAATTAATTGTAGTTCATGGGCCTTCGCAGGATGAAACTAACCATCTGCTGCAAGAATATGACTATTTAATAGATAAGGTTATTGTAACTTCTAGTCGAAACGTTAGCGTAGCTAGAAATTTAGGGCTAAAAGAGGCAAATCAAGACATTATTGTGTATGTAGATGATGATGTAATACCTCCTCAAGATTGGCTAAATACGCATTTTAGTTTTTACAAATTATATGGTCAAGAGTGTGGCTGTGTTGCTGGAAGCGTGAAGGATAAAACTAAACATGACACACCTTTACAATTTTCTAGAGGTATTAATGGTTTACTAAGCGAATGTAAACCTATTTTATCTGAAAATACTGCTAAACGTTATTTATCTAGTAACTATTGGTTTAGCGGTGTTATGGGTGCTAATGCTTCTTATAGAAGAGAAGCTTTATTGCAGATTGGAGGATTCGATGAGTTTTTTGAATATTTTCTGGAAGAAACAGATGTCTGTTTACGGTTAATTAAATCAGGATACCAAATTTATTACACAGATAAATCTGTTGACCATTACCCCGCTAAAAGTCATAATCGCCAAGATCAAAAACATCTTACTTGTTGGTATTCTCTTGCTAAGAATACTACATATTTCGCCTTGAAGCACGCCTTTAAAAAAATTCCATTTCCTATTTTAGTTATACGCCTGACTCTGCTATTAATTTACCGATGCCTGCTAAGAATTATTCGCCTCAAATTTACTCATAATCTCCCCAATGACTCTTTGTGTAAATATTGCAAGGAATCTATGGATGGTGTTCGCGTAGGATGGATAGCTGGTATTGCTTTGCATAAGGTAGATACTAGAATAGGGACTTTATAGTGTGTCACAGCAATTACTGATTAACCTTTCATTTTTCCTGACTAAACCAACAGGTATTACTACTTACGCCCTTAACTTATTGCCTCACTTAAAAAAACTTGAGCCTACACTGTTAATCTCTCAAAATCTTCCTAGCTATAATTGTTATCCAATTCCCGCAAACCAAACAGCAGAGCAGGGGGGAAAAGGTCATTTACGCCGCTTAGTATGGACGCAATTGCAGTTACCAAAAATTTATCATCAACTGCGATCGCAACTTTTATTTTCACCATTACCAGAAGCACCTATATATAGCAACTGTCGTTTTGTTGTCATGGCTCATGACTTAATACCGTTGCGCTTTCCCAAACGCTTCTCACCGTTGACACCATACCATCGCTACTACATCCCACAAGTGCTAAAGCGATCGCAACACGTTATCTGTAACTCTCAAGCTACAGCCGATGATATCATTAACTTTTATCAAATTCCAGCTAGTAAAATAACAGCGATTCCTCTAGCACACGATCGCAATCACTTCCATTTTCTCAATTTACCAACTCACAACTACTTTCTCTACATCGGTAGGCAAGACCTTTATAAAAACTTACAACGTCTTTTCACAGCTTTTGCTGCGTTACCAAACAAGGATTATGAACTGTGGTTAGCGGGGCCGACTGACAAACGATATACCCCATTTCTGCAAGCGCAAGTTAGGGAATTGGGAATCACTAATCGTGTGAAATTTCTCGACTACGTGGCTTATAGTGACTTCCCAACAATTATTAATGGTGCGATCGCCCTTGTTTTCCCTAGTCTTTGGGAAGGCTTCGGTTTCCCCGTTTTAGAAGCTATGGCTTGCGGTACACCTGTCATTACCTCAAACCTATCTTCCTTACCTGAAGTCGCTGGTGATGCGGCTATACTCATCAACCCCTACAACACAGCAGAAATCACCGATGCAATGCAGCAGCTAGCTACGGATACACAATTGCGATCGCAGCTTTCCATCAAAGGTATAGATAGAGCTAATCAATTTAGTTGGGAAAAAACAGGACAAGCCACTGTTGAAGTTTTATCTCGCTTTTTATAAGAAGATAATAAGCGATCGCTTCTTAAATTAAACTGCAAGAAGTCAGTAGTGCTTTTTCCAGTAGAGTTTTATATTCCTTATCTTTAATTCGATAAGCGCCAAACCTTTCTAAGTGGGGATTCATCATTTGTGCATCAAACATGACAAATCCCTTTTTGCGTAATCTTTCTACCAGCTTAACCATCGCCACCTTAGAACCATCGGGAATGCGGTAAAACATCGATTCACCAATAAACGCACCACTGATGACAATTCCTAAAATCCCGCCAGCTAACTCATCACCTTGCCATGTTTCAAAACTGTAGGCGTATCCTGTCTGGTATAGTAACCAATAAATTTCCTGTAATTCCTGGGAAATCCAAGTAGTGTCGCGGTTAGCACAGCCAGCGACTACAGCCGCAAAATCGCGGTTAATCGCCACGGAAAACCTTTCTTGATTCAAAACACGTTGTAAAGATTTAGGATAACGAAATCGCTCATCTAAAGGTATCAAAGTGCGATCACGGCTACCATACCATCCCAGGCAATCATTGTCATCCGCCATGAGAAAATAGCCTTGAGCGTAGCCTTGAATAATAGAGGCGATATCATATTGCATAGATAAAAATAAAAATATCAGAGGAACGCAGTCTGATGTTATCACTCATCCTCCGCGCTCCTCTGTCTTGAAAAGTTTCTTACGGAGGGAAACCCTCCTACAGAACTTTTCGCTGTCTTTCCCCTAGCGTTCCTCTGCGTTTAAGAAGATGACACAACCCATACCACCCATTACCCTACCACCAGCAGCCAATCCAAACCTTGAAGGTGAATGGTTGCAAGAGCGTTTGCTACGGTGGCTAGATACAGAATTTATCCCAGAAATAGTCAATCAAAAAATTGCTCAACGTGCAGCCCAAATTTTTGTCCGCCAGAGGATGGAAGGCGAGAATGACCTTGGTTCTCTGGTAATTGCCATTGTCACAGAGATGCAGGCTTTTGATTTTTCCAAAAGCTTTTATGGAGAGTTTGCGATCGCCAACGCCGTCAGCGATCTACTCTTAGAAAGTCTAGGTATAGACCATTGTTGTGGACAATAAAGTTAGTCCGTAGTCAATAGTCCATAGTCAATAGTCCATAGTCAAAAGTATGAAACTGTTGACTGTTGACCGTTGACTGTTGACTACCAACTAGACTTAACAACCCCAGGTAAAAGACCTTCGTGCGCCCATTCCCGGAGGACGTTCCGAGATAGCCCGAAGTCACGATAAACACCTCTAGGACGACCAGTTACCCAGCAACGGTTACGGCGACGGTTAGGTGCGCTGTTGCGTGGTAGCTGTTGGATCTGGCGGTGAATTTCTAACTTATCTAGAGGAGATTCAGTCGTTCTGAAATCTTCTAATAAAGCTTCCCGCTTTGCAGAATATTTTTCTACCAACTTAGCGCGTTTCTTCTCGCGCTCAATCATGCTTTTCTTTGCCATAAATTAATTCAACAATTTTGACAGCATTTTCCATTCTACATTTAGGAATGGCTAATCGTCTTTATTTTTCCCATCTATCCAACAATAATTATTTTCGTCTTAGATGGGCATAAATCCGCCAGTTCGCAAGCCTCACATATAGGAGAACGGGCTTTACACACAGCACGACCATGATAAATTAGCCGAATCGACCAATTTTCCCAATCTGGTTGAGGTAATAACTTCATTAAATCTTGTTCAATGTGAATCGGGTTTGGATACTTAGTTAAACCCAAGCGTTGACTGAGGCGCTTCACATGAGTATCGACCGTCACCCCAGCATTAATACCATAAGCATGAGCTAAAACCACATTTGCCGTCTTCCGCGCCACACCAGGTAGTTTTAACAACTGTTCCATTGTGTTAGGAACCACAGAGTTATAATCATTCACAATCATCCGACAGGCGGCTTGAATGTTCTTCGACTTATTGCGATAAAACCCTGTAGAACGTACCAAGTTTTCTAACTCTGTTAAATCAGCATTCGCTAAACTAGGCGCATCAGGAAAGCGACTAAATAAAGCTGGCGTAACTAAATTCACTCGCTCGTCTGTACACTGGGCAGAGAGAATAGTTGCGACTAACAACTGTACTGGTGTGGTGTAGTTTAGTGAACAAGTTGCATCAGGATAAAGACGCTTCAGGCGAGAGAGAATTTCTAACGCCCGTTGCTTTTTAGGTAAGGATTTGCGTTTAGTCGTAATCACTGGAACAATTTTTGCACCCACTCCAACTGGGTAGTTAACTGGGTGGTTTCTTTAACGATGAGGAAAATACCCAAGCCCAACAGTAGCACCAGACCAGTTTGCATGACACTTTCTTGAATGCGGTTAGGTAAGGGCTTACCGCGTACACCTTCAATTAATAAAAATGCTAGTTGTCCACCATCCAAAGCCGGAAGGGGCAGAATATTGATGACTGCCAAGTTGATGCTAATCAAAGCCGCAAAGAAGAACAAGCTACCTGTATCATTTTGGGCAATGTTAGCGCCAATTTCGACTATTTTGATAGGGCCTGCAACTTGAGAGGCTGTTTCGCCAAAATTAGTGATTAGCTGCCCAAAGCCTTTAAATGTCATGATGACAATGCGCTGAAATTCACTAGCACCAACGCTAAAAGCTTTAGTTATACTCACCGGACGGCGTTCTAGTTTACCGTTAGGCGCAAGCCCAATGCCAATGCTACCACCAGCTGATTTGGCTTCAGGAGTAACATTAACTGATAGCCTTTCGTCTCCACGGGCAACTTGCAGTTGAATAGATTTACCTGGGCTATTTTTAATGATGTCTCTTAATGCGTCTATTTCTTGTAGGGAAGTACTGAACTGCTTTTGATTGGCTGCAAGAATGACATCCCCTGGTTTGAGTCCAGCGTCAGTTGCAACAGCACTCACCTCTGGCGCTAATTGCTGAATTAACACCCCTGGCTGGCTGGCTTGACCAATACCAACCAAGCCCACCTGGGCAACCAGTAGCATATAAGCAAAAATTAAATTAGCGATGACACCTGCACTGATGACGATCGCCCGATCTAAAATAGGACGGTTACGCAGCAAATTCGGGTCATTGGGGGGAATCTCACTATCGGGGTCATCATCGGGAAAACCGACGAAGCCACCCAAAGGAAACGCTCTTACAGCATATTCAGTTTCTGCACCTTGATACTTCCACAAAACAGGCCCAAATCCAAGAGAAAAGCGGTTGACATGAATACCTTGAGAACGGGCGGCGACAAAATGTCCCAACTCGTGTACCAAGATTAATACCGCCAAGACTGCGATCGCTGCTAAAACTGACATAAAGCAAATTAATCAAAAATATGCGGATATATATTTTTATTGTAGTAGCTTGACAACAGGTGTAGAGATTCCCGCCATCCTACAATACTGAGACTATACCTGAGTTAGAGACATTCACAGTCTTCTTCGTTAATGATAGGACTGACGATATCACCTAATGTTTTACCTTTACCTGCAATAGATACAGGAGCAGTGCGGCGTTTCTTAGATGGTAAAGTTTCTTCTATAAAGGTAACAATGACACGGGCAGTATTAACTTGTGGCTGTATGATTACAAAGTTTCATAAAAATGTAGAGACGCTATCTAAAACGCCTCTACTGATTAACCAAATGTCT harbors:
- the rseP gene encoding RIP metalloprotease RseP, which codes for MSVLAAIAVLAVLILVHELGHFVAARSQGIHVNRFSLGFGPVLWKYQGAETEYAVRAFPLGGFVGFPDDDPDSEIPPNDPNLLRNRPILDRAIVISAGVIANLIFAYMLLVAQVGLVGIGQASQPGVLIQQLAPEVSAVATDAGLKPGDVILAANQKQFSTSLQEIDALRDIIKNSPGKSIQLQVARGDERLSVNVTPEAKSAGGSIGIGLAPNGKLERRPVSITKAFSVGASEFQRIVIMTFKGFGQLITNFGETASQVAGPIKIVEIGANIAQNDTGSLFFFAALISINLAVINILPLPALDGGQLAFLLIEGVRGKPLPNRIQESVMQTGLVLLLGLGIFLIVKETTQLTTQLEWVQKLFQ
- a CDS encoding glycosyltransferase family 4 protein; the protein is MSQQLLINLSFFLTKPTGITTYALNLLPHLKKLEPTLLISQNLPSYNCYPIPANQTAEQGGKGHLRRLVWTQLQLPKIYHQLRSQLLFSPLPEAPIYSNCRFVVMAHDLIPLRFPKRFSPLTPYHRYYIPQVLKRSQHVICNSQATADDIINFYQIPASKITAIPLAHDRNHFHFLNLPTHNYFLYIGRQDLYKNLQRLFTAFAALPNKDYELWLAGPTDKRYTPFLQAQVRELGITNRVKFLDYVAYSDFPTIINGAIALVFPSLWEGFGFPVLEAMACGTPVITSNLSSLPEVAGDAAILINPYNTAEITDAMQQLATDTQLRSQLSIKGIDRANQFSWEKTGQATVEVLSRFL
- a CDS encoding glycosyltransferase family 2 protein, encoding MSLNSISVVICTVDRCQSLRNTLKSLDQCKSSFAELIVVHGPSQDETNHLLQEYDYLIDKVIVTSSRNVSVARNLGLKEANQDIIVYVDDDVIPPQDWLNTHFSFYKLYGQECGCVAGSVKDKTKHDTPLQFSRGINGLLSECKPILSENTAKRYLSSNYWFSGVMGANASYRREALLQIGGFDEFFEYFLEETDVCLRLIKSGYQIYYTDKSVDHYPAKSHNRQDQKHLTCWYSLAKNTTYFALKHAFKKIPFPILVIRLTLLLIYRCLLRIIRLKFTHNLPNDSLCKYCKESMDGVRVGWIAGIALHKVDTRIGTL
- the nth gene encoding endonuclease III; the encoded protein is MGAKIVPVITTKRKSLPKKQRALEILSRLKRLYPDATCSLNYTTPVQLLVATILSAQCTDERVNLVTPALFSRFPDAPSLANADLTELENLVRSTGFYRNKSKNIQAACRMIVNDYNSVVPNTMEQLLKLPGVARKTANVVLAHAYGINAGVTVDTHVKRLSQRLGLTKYPNPIHIEQDLMKLLPQPDWENWSIRLIYHGRAVCKARSPICEACELADLCPSKTKIIIVG
- a CDS encoding glycosyltransferase, whose protein sequence is MKIFLVASECPPVPGGIATYVKNVTAMFADGGHEVTVFARNNQGGIEQHGNLKLIKIPPKDIHLIASTETSPLSEKHPSFPYNIMGYWAALSYQLAEEVISYIRNHGKPDVIESEDFSGIGYFLIQRKLLGCPELQGVPIVLTLHSCQYMLYPADKMPSYQLSDYWVGRMEKFCTLAADGIIAPTRYIAKEATDALGTNLDIEIIPLPAPKSLLDETKYPQPNPTPGDVVYFGRLEVRKGVIPLFEACSHLWDAGVNFKLTAIGGDTWYHLQGCHVKEYLSEKYAKYINDGRLSILPPIKQAELYERISKAWCVVIPSLWENFPNTCVESMLLGKVILASSDVGHVEILQNLDVQSQFIFDWKSPEDFATKLKHILNLSLEENLKIGQKTRNLISNISGHKNVLDKRIKHFQRVITDSDKKNIRLFPSLNYPPHGKIAYPHIFSVDGAEKGIVSVCIPFYNHGKYIRETLNSVYASDYSDLEVIIFNDGSTDSHSLNVLAEVEKEYSHIKVIHSHNQGVAMARNQMAKIAKGEYIAFLDSDDKISSTFYSQAVTVLNQYDNVGFVASWIKEFGDSQKVWVAWNTEFPYLLCHNTLGVCTVVRKAAYLSAGGMKPLLAENLEDYECWISICEQGWVGVIIPELHYFYRIRSDSRLSSSNRDQLLYLYEVIASLHPNLYSEYGAEIYHLLNQNGASWLWDNPSIRVGGVNTDMTGMEIFSLIVNKLKRVYNDGGLSLISNRVLRITKSMLFSRLSGKK
- the rpsN gene encoding 30S ribosomal protein S14, producing the protein MAKKSMIEREKKRAKLVEKYSAKREALLEDFRTTESPLDKLEIHRQIQQLPRNSAPNRRRNRCWVTGRPRGVYRDFGLSRNVLREWAHEGLLPGVVKSSW
- the aat gene encoding leucyl/phenylalanyl-tRNA--protein transferase; this translates as MQYDIASIIQGYAQGYFLMADDNDCLGWYGSRDRTLIPLDERFRYPKSLQRVLNQERFSVAINRDFAAVVAGCANRDTTWISQELQEIYWLLYQTGYAYSFETWQGDELAGGILGIVISGAFIGESMFYRIPDGSKVAMVKLVERLRKKGFVMFDAQMMNPHLERFGAYRIKDKEYKTLLEKALLTSCSLI